The stretch of DNA tttcgtgtctttaagccactctctaggagagttggtgtaaagtgaaccactcgggttgtgagatggtcactatgtcctcactcagaaacctgtaggtaatgagttgagaattgtacttggaggaagcttttaagcaactccaaattgtgaacttagtcgttggctaggtggtgatgttattgaagtgtgtcgacttcatctttgtcaaggagagtgtctccattctgttgttattgaaatccttactggttgtaaggttgaggggagtgagacggggtctcatatctaggagtttctaggtagaagtgtcattgggtaaggattaagtgaggagttgtaaacgggggagtttagctctgaattaatactgctgatagtgaatttcctcctggattggtatcccccagattaggctgttaggctgaactgggttaacaattatgtgtgtcgtttatgcttttcagtatatgtttttaatgctctgttttattgttcttactgctaagacaagtgttacgacaagtgtctgcacatcgtggacaacacttatctattgtgtaccagaatttcagaatGCAACTTCAGTAATGTGCAAACCTCCATCAAAGtactattgaaaaataaataaatattatattatattataatatacacCAAAAAATTTATATCCACAAGTTGCAAGCCCATCAACCTAGAAATGTTCAATTAAGGTGGATGCCCTTCTCCCGTTGTATTGTTCACATAGGAAAAATATATACTACTTAGAAATATCTTCCGATAAAATTTACActactaaaaaatatttttcgatGAACTGAAAAGATTCAGAACAatgcaaaatgaaaaaagagtGGTTATAACTTCGATTTATAACAAAAGTTTtggcatataaaaattatatgctATCTCTAATAATCAAGTTGGTATTACCATTCTCTTCTTAATTTTAATCTTTGTGTTGGACCTTCCAATAAACCACTCCTCAAAATCTTGTGGTTCAAATGGAATCCTCAAAACCCCTTCATTACTAAACCCATATACCTCCTCAGACTTACCCAACAATTCACAAAAAAATGCATCACCAAGTGCTCTTGTGTGAACCATAAATCTCCTACAAGTGTCTTCATTTGTTCCAACACATATTGGAACATAACCTTTTGGTGCCAACAACATAGGACCTTGTATACGTTTGTAGTGACCATTTCCACCACTAATCCATTTCCTTAATTTGCTTTCTCTAGCTCCCATTGCAAAAATGATATACCCTTAGTTTATTTTCTATGGAATGATATATAGATTCTTTGAGACAATTGTTTCTTAAATAGTAGCCCTTTGAGGTACTTGATGATGTACTTGAAATATTCCATGTTCATGTCCCTTAAATTAATGTTGATTTGTGaaagaaaatttgttttgaCTGCGACGATGAAATTGATAATGATGTGTTTGTTCCTTGTACAATTGCCCTAGACAAAGTTGGATGCCGTAACAACAATGTTAGCTTAGCCATGCAcgatttattttatattaaattatccATTTACAGCTTGGTTAAATTTTTAAATgatcttt from Trifolium pratense cultivar HEN17-A07 linkage group LG5, ARS_RC_1.1, whole genome shotgun sequence encodes:
- the LOC123886686 gene encoding auxin-responsive protein SAUR40-like, with the translated sequence MGARESKLRKWISGGNGHYKRIQGPMLLAPKGYVPICVGTNEDTCRRFMVHTRALGDAFFCELLGKSEEVYGFSNEGVLRIPFEPQDFEEWFIGRSNTKIKIKKRMVIPT